Proteins encoded together in one Bombus vancouverensis nearcticus chromosome 14, iyBomVanc1_principal, whole genome shotgun sequence window:
- the Hmgs gene encoding hydroxymethylglutaryl-CoA synthase: MWPKDVGIKAIEIYFPAQYVEQTELEQFDGVSAGKYTIGLGQSRMGFCNDREDINSLCLTVVHRLMDRYEIKPQDIGRLEVGTETILDKSKSVKSILMQLFEPYDCTDIEGADTTNACYGGTAALLNAISWVESSAWDGRLALVVAGDNAVYSSGSARPTGGAGAVAMLIGPNAPLIIDRGVRSSCMKHAYDFYKPNLKSEYPIVDGKLSVQCYLNALDTCYQTYCKKMRNKHNHNVTLDSFNAFLFHSPYCKLVQKSFARLAFIDFLNISKEEVSKKHPELAQFHDVKLEDTYFNRDIEKSFMNLSKPNFQQKTQPSLMIANQVGNMYTPSVYTGLASLLISKPIKELAGSKVGVFSYGSGLCSTMYSLTITNECNEKSNLMKIISSLSYIKKELDARQKISPEAYTKELEWREQNCHTVPFTPHSTTKNMFPGAYYLVQVDEKYRRTYNRV; encoded by the coding sequence ATGTGGCCAAAAGACGTTGGTATCAAAGCGATAGAAATATACTTTCCTGCTCAATATGTTGAGCAAACAGAGTTGGAACAATTTGATGGTGTGTCTGCTGGGAAATACACTATTGGCTTAGGTCAATCTAGGATGGGTTTCTGCAATGACCGTGAAGACATTAATTCTTTGTGCTTAACAGTTGTGCACCGATTAATGGATAGGTATGAAATAAAACCGCAAGATATTGGACGATTAGAAGTTGGAACTGAAACCATATTAGACAAGAGCAAATCAGTTAAATCTATTCTTATGCAGTTGTTTGAACCATATGATTGTACAGACATTGAAGGAGCTGATACAACCAATGCCTGCTATGGAGGTACAGCTGCTCTTTTAAATGCCATATCTTGGGTAGAAAGCAGTGCCTGGGACGGCAGACTGGCCTTAGTCGTTGCGGGTGATAATGCTGTATATTCTTCTGGAAGTGCTAGACCAACTGGAGGTGCTGGAGCTGTGGCAATGTTAATTGGTCCAAATGCACCTTTAATAATTGATCGTGGAGTAAGATCATCGTGCATGAAACATGCGTATGATTTTTACAAGCCAAATTTAAAGTCTGAATATCCTATTGTAGATGGAAAATTATCGGTTCAGTGTTATCTTAATGCATTAGATACTTGTTATCAGACTTACTGTAAAAAGATGAGGAACAAGCACAATCACAATGTGACTCTAGACAGCTTTAACgcgtttttatttcattctccGTACTGTAAATTAGTACAAAAGTCATTTGCCAGACTAGCTTTTATTGATTTCTTAAACATATCTAAGGAGGAAGTATCTAAAAAACATCCAGAATTAGCGCAATTTCACGATGTTAAATTAGAAGACACTTATTTTAATAGAGATATTGAGAAATCATTTATGAATTTGAGTAAGCCAAATTTTCAGCAGAAAACACAGCCTTCTTTAATGATAGCAAATCAAGTAGGAAATATGTATACTCCATCTGTATACACTGGATTGGCCTCCTTGCTAATTAGTAAGCCTATAAAAGAATTAGCAGGCTCTAAGGTGGGAGTATTTTCATATGGTTCGGGACTTTGTTCTACTATGTATTCATTAACGATAACAAACGAATGTAACGAAAAatcaaatttaatgaaaattatctcTTCGCTCTCTTATATTAAAAAAGAACTTGATGCTCGTCAAAAGATTTCCCCAGAAGCTTATACAAAGGAATTAGAATGGCGTGAACAGAATTGTCATACTGTACCATTTACTCCTCATAGTACCACTAAAAATATGTTTCCTGGAGCCTACTATCTTGTACAAGTGGATGAGAAATATAGAAGGACTTACAATAGAGTGTGA